The Flaviramulus sp. BrNp1-15 genome has a window encoding:
- a CDS encoding ABC transporter ATP-binding protein, whose product MNHFLNILRYAKPYKRYAIGHIISNVFFALFGTLSFIALKPMLDVIFEKDKVAPTSKPAFQGLMEIGDFAENYLAYEMNQFTGGDKSKALIFVVGLIIIMFLLKNIFGYLANYFLVFLRNGVIRDLRNKVYKRTVDLPLSYFSEQRKGDILSRVTSDVLDLQYSFLSVLELLVREPLTMIFTIAAMLIISPKLTLFVFIFIPIMGVIISRIGKSLKRKSDRVQKEQGTFLSTLEETLTGLRIIKGFNAEDKFNEKFQESTSRFYKFSNKLMNRQNLASPASEFLGICMIAVILWYGGNLVLGGDTSLDGSTFLVYMGLSYNILTPAKAISRGLYNIKKGGAAAERIQEIIDTENPLKDKPNAIVKNTFDSEIEFKDISFKYEDDYVLKDFSLTIPKGKTVALVGQSGSGKSTIANLITRFYDVNKGHILIDGIDIRDLSIASLRKQLGIVTQDAILFNDSIKNNLKLGDNNATDEQIIEALKIANAWEFIKDLPEGINTNIGDSGNKLSGGQKQRLSIARAVLKSPPIMVLDEATSALDTESERLVQTALENMMKNRTSIVIAHRLSTIQNADEILVLKKGKIVEQGKHNDLISKKGVYKKLVDMQSFE is encoded by the coding sequence ATGAACCACTTTTTAAATATTTTAAGGTACGCAAAACCTTATAAGCGTTATGCCATAGGACACATTATTTCTAATGTGTTTTTTGCATTATTTGGCACCCTTTCATTTATAGCATTAAAGCCTATGCTTGATGTTATTTTTGAAAAAGATAAGGTTGCTCCTACTTCAAAACCAGCTTTTCAAGGGCTTATGGAAATAGGTGATTTTGCTGAGAATTACCTAGCTTATGAGATGAATCAATTTACAGGTGGCGACAAATCTAAAGCGCTAATATTTGTTGTAGGCTTAATAATTATCATGTTTTTACTAAAAAACATCTTTGGATATTTAGCTAATTATTTTCTAGTATTTCTTAGAAATGGTGTAATAAGAGATCTTAGAAACAAAGTTTACAAAAGAACTGTAGATCTACCTTTATCATACTTTTCAGAACAAAGAAAAGGTGATATTCTTTCTAGAGTAACTAGTGATGTTTTAGACTTACAATACTCGTTTTTATCGGTTTTAGAGCTTCTAGTTAGAGAGCCTTTAACAATGATATTTACAATTGCAGCAATGCTTATTATAAGTCCAAAACTTACACTATTTGTTTTTATATTCATTCCTATAATGGGAGTTATTATTTCCAGAATTGGTAAGAGTTTAAAACGAAAATCAGATCGTGTTCAAAAAGAACAAGGTACATTTTTATCTACTTTAGAAGAAACTTTAACAGGTCTACGTATTATTAAAGGTTTTAATGCTGAAGATAAATTCAATGAAAAATTTCAAGAATCAACGTCTAGATTCTACAAATTTTCAAACAAATTAATGAACAGACAAAACTTAGCGTCTCCTGCAAGTGAGTTTTTAGGTATTTGTATGATTGCTGTCATTTTATGGTACGGAGGAAATCTAGTATTAGGCGGTGATACAAGTTTAGATGGTAGTACATTTCTTGTTTATATGGGATTATCTTACAACATACTAACACCTGCTAAAGCTATTTCACGTGGGCTTTATAACATTAAAAAAGGTGGTGCTGCAGCAGAACGTATTCAAGAAATTATTGATACTGAAAACCCATTAAAAGACAAGCCAAATGCTATTGTAAAAAATACTTTTGACTCTGAAATCGAATTTAAAGACATTTCATTTAAATATGAAGATGATTATGTTTTAAAAGACTTCTCTCTAACTATTCCTAAAGGAAAAACGGTCGCATTAGTTGGACAATCTGGTAGCGGAAAATCTACAATAGCTAACTTAATTACACGCTTTTACGATGTAAACAAAGGCCATATTTTAATTGATGGTATAGATATTCGAGATTTATCAATAGCCTCATTACGCAAACAATTGGGCATCGTTACTCAAGATGCTATTCTCTTTAACGATAGTATTAAAAACAACTTAAAATTAGGTGACAACAATGCTACAGACGAGCAAATTATAGAAGCTTTAAAAATTGCCAACGCTTGGGAGTTTATTAAAGATTTACCTGAAGGAATAAATACTAACATAGGAGATTCTGGAAACAAACTTTCTGGAGGACAAAAACAGCGTTTAAGTATTGCACGCGCTGTATTAAAAAGCCCTCCTATTATGGTTTTAGATGAAGCTACATCAGCTTTAGATACAGAAAGCGAACGCTTAGTACAAACTGCCTTAGAAAACATGATGAAAAACAGAACGTCTATAGTTATTGCGCACAGATTATCTACTATTCAAAATGCAGACGAAATTTTAGTACTTAAAAAAGGTAAGATAGTTGAACAAGGTAAACATAACGACCTTATTTCTAAAAAAGGAGTTTATAAAAAGCTTGTAGATATGCAAAGTTTCGAGTAA
- a CDS encoding RNA polymerase sigma factor, with the protein MTDEVQLLEQLKSETYKDKAFKALLKLYKERLYWHIRNIVKSHDDADDVLQNTFIKIYKNIHNFKGDSKLFSWMYRIATNESITFINNRAKQLQVSSEEVQQLAINSLASDVYFEGDAIQLKLQKAIATLPEKQQLVFNMKYFQDIKYSDMSNILDTSEGALKASYHLAVKKIEAYLTNN; encoded by the coding sequence GTGACAGACGAAGTACAACTGTTAGAACAACTAAAATCTGAAACCTATAAAGACAAAGCCTTTAAAGCCCTACTAAAGCTTTACAAAGAGCGATTATATTGGCATATTCGTAATATAGTTAAATCGCACGATGATGCAGATGATGTACTTCAAAACACATTTATAAAAATTTATAAGAACATACATAATTTTAAAGGAGACAGTAAATTATTCTCCTGGATGTACAGAATTGCAACCAATGAATCTATTACATTCATTAACAACAGAGCAAAACAATTACAAGTTAGCAGTGAAGAGGTTCAACAACTTGCAATAAATAGTTTAGCTTCCGATGTTTATTTTGAAGGTGATGCCATTCAACTTAAACTACAAAAAGCTATAGCTACATTACCAGAAAAACAGCAATTGGTATTTAATATGAAGTATTTTCAAGACATAAAATATTCAGACATGTCTAATATACTAGACACTAGCGAAGGCGCATTAAAAGCTTCATACCATTTAGCTGTAAAAAAAATTGAAGCTTATTTAACTAATAATTAA
- a CDS encoding sensor of ECF-type sigma factor: protein MKKFIIPLLLLISINTFSQSKKDRIKALKVAFLTERLELTQEEAQQFWPVYNAYDDITREIKHEELKNIRREIKDNIATLSDERSSELLSKIASAQERLHDEEVKLNSKLKKIISPKKIIQLKVAEEDFKHKLFEQWKKMKHEGKKP, encoded by the coding sequence ATGAAAAAGTTTATAATCCCTTTACTTTTACTAATCTCGATAAATACTTTTTCCCAAAGTAAAAAAGATAGAATAAAAGCACTTAAAGTTGCTTTCTTAACAGAAAGATTAGAATTAACTCAAGAAGAAGCACAACAATTTTGGCCTGTTTACAACGCTTATGATGATATTACAAGAGAAATTAAACACGAAGAACTTAAAAATATTCGTCGTGAAATAAAAGACAACATTGCAACACTTTCAGATGAAAGATCCAGTGAGCTTTTAAGTAAAATAGCATCAGCACAAGAAAGGTTGCATGATGAAGAGGTTAAATTAAACAGCAAGCTTAAAAAAATTATTTCACCCAAAAAAATAATTCAATTAAAAGTTGCCGAAGAAGATTTTAAACATAAACTCTTCGAGCAATGGAAAAAAATGAAACACGAGGGTAAAAAACCATAA
- a CDS encoding GIN domain-containing protein: protein MYKITISLSFIFLFIFSSEAQNPSKVKGNKNIIIEQTALNAFHTIVVDEDFEIEIIQKDTPTVIIETDENLHEFIAFEVTDSILSFNKTAKITSKKKLKITVNYDENLSNIIVKDYAEINSLTFVDFENGSLITHGNAKTDLLIKANSFNFQGFEKSKVKLNLTSENASIELSNNCKLDAALFVSQTQMTLNEQSIATLDGNSDFVDLKTNDRSNFKGKDFLIETANIIAETSSDVTINASNEVTIEASGTSNIYLYNNPKIIINRFTDTVKLQKKTQ from the coding sequence ATGTATAAAATTACTATTTCACTATCCTTCATTTTTCTTTTCATTTTTAGTTCAGAAGCTCAAAACCCTTCAAAGGTCAAGGGAAATAAAAACATTATCATAGAACAAACTGCATTAAACGCATTTCATACTATTGTAGTTGATGAGGATTTTGAAATTGAAATTATTCAAAAAGATACACCAACTGTAATTATTGAAACAGACGAAAATTTACACGAATTTATAGCTTTTGAAGTTACAGATAGCATACTATCATTCAACAAAACTGCAAAAATCACATCAAAAAAGAAATTAAAAATAACGGTTAATTACGACGAAAACTTATCGAACATTATAGTTAAAGACTATGCAGAAATTAACTCCTTAACCTTTGTCGATTTTGAAAATGGCTCACTAATAACTCATGGAAACGCTAAGACAGATCTTCTAATAAAAGCAAATTCTTTTAATTTTCAAGGTTTTGAAAAATCAAAAGTAAAATTAAATTTAACAAGCGAAAACGCTAGTATAGAATTGAGTAATAACTGTAAACTTGATGCAGCCTTATTTGTATCTCAAACTCAAATGACATTAAACGAGCAATCTATTGCAACTTTAGATGGAAACAGTGATTTTGTTGATTTAAAAACTAATGATAGGAGTAATTTTAAAGGAAAAGACTTTTTAATAGAAACAGCAAATATTATAGCTGAAACTTCAAGTGATGTAACGATAAATGCTTCAAATGAAGTAACTATTGAAGCTTCTGGAACCAGTAACATTTACTTATATAACAACCCAAAAATTATCATTAACAGATTTACTGATACTGTAAAACTGCAGAAAAAAACGCAATAA
- a CDS encoding oxidoreductase, with product MKHTFYIILLLPFFLSCGKKERFKPRNYVNVEIKTLLQDSLLNVRALEVDKNGVGIFASSKGDLGFIHEERFVDVNINHKEELRATIFRTINFNKDSIPNFRSIARTKKQIFAFGIGSPAVLFRISEDTVWPIIYQENHPKAFYDSMDFWNDQEGIAIGDSTDGCLSVIITRDGGNTWTKVTCDQLPKGTENEGAFAASDTNIAIVGDNTWVATTAGRVYYSPDKGKTWKVFDTPIVKDEETQGIYSIDFYDELNGFAIGGDYTKPDDNAANKIKTIDGGKTWQLVGQNQNPGYRSCVQYIPNRNGKELVAVGFKGIDFSNDAGETWKHLSDEGFYTIRFLNDSIAYAAGAGRISKLTFRE from the coding sequence ATGAAACACACTTTTTATATAATTCTGTTGTTACCTTTCTTTTTATCCTGTGGAAAAAAGGAAAGGTTTAAACCTAGAAATTATGTTAACGTTGAAATTAAAACGCTTTTACAAGATTCACTTTTGAATGTTAGGGCTTTGGAAGTAGATAAAAATGGTGTTGGAATTTTTGCTTCTTCGAAAGGGGATTTAGGTTTTATTCATGAAGAAAGGTTTGTAGATGTAAATATTAATCACAAAGAAGAATTAAGAGCTACTATCTTTCGTACTATTAATTTCAATAAAGATTCTATTCCAAATTTTAGGTCTATTGCAAGAACAAAAAAGCAAATCTTTGCTTTTGGAATTGGATCTCCAGCTGTCTTATTTAGAATATCAGAAGATACTGTATGGCCAATTATTTATCAAGAAAACCACCCCAAAGCCTTCTACGATTCCATGGATTTTTGGAATGATCAAGAAGGTATTGCTATAGGCGATTCAACTGATGGCTGTTTAAGTGTTATTATTACCAGAGATGGTGGAAATACTTGGACAAAAGTAACTTGTGACCAATTACCAAAAGGAACAGAAAATGAAGGTGCTTTTGCGGCAAGCGATACTAATATAGCTATTGTTGGAGATAATACTTGGGTAGCAACCACTGCAGGTCGAGTTTATTATTCGCCCGATAAAGGAAAAACATGGAAGGTTTTTGATACACCAATAGTTAAAGATGAAGAAACTCAAGGTATTTATTCCATCGATTTTTATGATGAATTAAATGGTTTTGCTATTGGAGGCGATTATACCAAACCAGATGATAATGCTGCAAATAAAATTAAAACCATAGATGGAGGTAAAACATGGCAATTAGTAGGACAAAACCAAAACCCAGGATACAGAAGTTGTGTGCAATACATTCCAAATAGAAATGGAAAAGAGTTAGTTGCTGTTGGTTTTAAAGGTATTGATTTTAGTAACGATGCTGGCGAAACTTGGAAACATTTAAGCGATGAAGGGTTTTATACCATTCGGTTTTTAAACGATAGCATAGCTTACGCTGCAGGAGCGGGTAGAATAAGTAAACTTACTTTTAGAGAATAA
- a CDS encoding RsmB/NOP family class I SAM-dependent RNA methyltransferase: MRLHRNLCFAVIDGLTLIFNEGQYADKVIQQLLKRDKRWGSRDRGFVAETTYDIVRWKRLYAEIAEVKEPFDRDNLWRMFAVWATLKGIKLPDWKYFENTPTRKIKGRFDELSKIRKLRESIPDWIDNVGLKELGEDTWSKEIAMQNEQADVILRVNTLKTTKEELQNLLFDQNIETEFIKDYPSALKLKERANVFVTDAFKNGLFEVQDASSQLVADFLDVKPGMKVVDTCAGAGGKTLHIASLMENKGQIVAMDIYESKLKKLKVRARRNGVHNVDLKVIDSTKPIKKLYNKADRVLIDAPCSGLGVLRRNPDAKWKLEPEFLDNIRVTQQEVLQQYSKMVKSGGKLVYATCSVLPSENQEQVEKFLKSESGKNFTFVKDKKVLAHKSGFDGFYMALLERK, translated from the coding sequence ATGCGATTACACAGAAATTTATGCTTTGCAGTTATTGATGGTTTAACCTTAATTTTTAACGAAGGCCAATATGCAGATAAGGTGATACAACAACTTTTAAAACGTGATAAACGTTGGGGAAGTCGAGATAGAGGTTTTGTTGCCGAAACCACTTACGATATTGTACGTTGGAAAAGACTTTATGCTGAAATTGCCGAAGTTAAAGAACCTTTTGATCGCGATAATCTGTGGCGTATGTTTGCTGTTTGGGCAACCTTAAAAGGTATAAAATTACCCGATTGGAAATATTTTGAAAACACACCTACACGTAAAATAAAAGGACGTTTTGATGAGTTATCCAAAATTAGAAAACTCCGTGAATCTATTCCAGACTGGATTGATAATGTGGGTTTAAAAGAGTTAGGTGAAGACACTTGGTCTAAAGAAATTGCAATGCAAAACGAGCAAGCCGATGTTATTTTAAGAGTAAATACACTTAAAACAACAAAGGAAGAATTGCAAAACTTATTATTTGACCAAAATATTGAAACCGAATTTATTAAAGATTATCCTTCTGCATTAAAACTTAAAGAGCGTGCTAATGTTTTTGTAACCGATGCATTTAAAAATGGATTGTTTGAAGTGCAAGATGCTTCATCTCAATTAGTAGCAGATTTTCTTGATGTTAAACCAGGTATGAAAGTAGTTGATACTTGCGCTGGAGCTGGTGGGAAAACATTACATATTGCTTCTTTAATGGAAAATAAAGGGCAAATTGTAGCTATGGATATTTATGAAAGTAAACTCAAAAAACTAAAAGTAAGGGCGCGTAGAAATGGTGTTCATAATGTAGATTTAAAAGTAATAGATTCTACAAAACCTATAAAAAAATTATACAATAAAGCCGATAGAGTTTTAATTGACGCACCATGTTCTGGTTTGGGTGTTTTACGCAGAAACCCTGATGCTAAATGGAAACTTGAACCTGAGTTTTTAGATAATATTCGTGTAACCCAGCAAGAGGTTTTACAACAATATTCTAAAATGGTAAAGTCTGGTGGCAAATTGGTATATGCAACGTGTTCTGTTTTACCTTCTGAGAATCAAGAGCAAGTTGAAAAATTCTTAAAATCAGAATCAGGAAAAAATTTTACTTTTGTAAAAGACAAAAAAGTACTAGCACATAAATCTGGTTTCGACGGATTTTATATGGCGCTTTTAGAACGTAAATAA
- a CDS encoding endonuclease has translation MKQFYMYVLLFLTTAISFAQLTPPTQLQAYYTDVDFNKTGLDLFSDLATTTTAKHTNFLSYTPGIWEASKVTDEDPVNSANVLLIYGYNDADGNYITDRSRSKNDNGGTAGTDWNREHSFPKSLGSPNLGESGPGSDAHHLRPSDVTMNSSRGNLKFATGSGNAGNVSGNWYPGDEWKGDVARMMMYMYLRYGTQCLPSNVCVGTSNSIDPNMINLLLEWNAADPVSTIEDNRNTYHANTSNTYAQGNRNPFIDNPYLATVIWGGNVAENRWGATPDPDTEAPTVPTNLMASNPTSSTVDLSWTASTDNEAVTAYNVYVDGSYYVSTNSTATSFTVTGLSAETTYQFAVLAVDAANNTSGLSTAVNETTLASAIGSACLSETFESIPSNASNYTTRTWTGDDGGTWTATDARTDQTLNTKSICIRNGNLTSPTIGGGIGSLTVTTQLTFSGSAGTFDVLVNGASVGSIPYSGDNTSSTTTTISDINTTGDITLVLDNQSTSNRVRIDDLSWTCYSTLSLNETNLNKITVYPNPVNGNTIMVSSNETLEFEIFNIIGKRIWKGKTINKSISVESLKTGVYILKLSNGKQQTTKKLIRK, from the coding sequence ATGAAACAATTTTACATGTATGTGTTGTTGTTTTTAACAACAGCTATTTCTTTTGCACAATTAACGCCTCCTACTCAACTTCAAGCTTATTACACCGATGTAGATTTTAACAAAACAGGCTTAGATTTATTTAGCGATTTGGCTACAACCACAACTGCAAAACATACTAACTTTTTGAGTTATACTCCAGGTATATGGGAAGCTAGTAAAGTAACTGATGAAGACCCTGTTAATAGCGCAAACGTGTTATTGATTTACGGTTATAATGATGCAGACGGTAATTACATAACAGATCGCAGTAGAAGCAAAAATGATAATGGTGGAACTGCAGGAACTGACTGGAACAGAGAACACTCTTTCCCAAAGTCTTTAGGTAGCCCAAATCTTGGTGAGTCTGGTCCTGGTTCAGATGCTCATCATTTAAGACCATCTGATGTTACAATGAATTCTAGCCGTGGTAACTTAAAATTTGCAACAGGCTCAGGAAATGCAGGAAACGTTTCAGGCAACTGGTATCCTGGTGATGAATGGAAAGGAGATGTAGCAAGAATGATGATGTACATGTATTTACGCTATGGCACACAATGTTTACCATCTAACGTATGTGTTGGCACAAGCAACTCAATTGACCCTAATATGATTAATCTTCTATTAGAATGGAATGCTGCTGACCCTGTTTCAACTATTGAAGATAATAGAAACACCTATCACGCTAACACTAGTAACACGTACGCTCAAGGAAACAGAAATCCGTTTATAGACAATCCCTATTTAGCAACTGTAATTTGGGGTGGTAATGTTGCAGAAAACCGATGGGGAGCTACACCAGATCCTGATACCGAAGCACCAACAGTACCAACTAATTTAATGGCTTCAAACCCAACATCATCTACAGTAGATTTATCATGGACAGCTTCAACCGATAATGAAGCCGTTACTGCTTATAATGTTTATGTTGACGGTAGTTATTATGTATCTACAAACTCAACAGCAACTAGCTTTACCGTAACAGGATTATCTGCTGAAACTACATATCAATTTGCTGTTTTAGCTGTAGATGCTGCTAATAATACTTCAGGGTTAAGTACTGCTGTAAACGAAACTACACTAGCCAGTGCTATTGGAAGTGCTTGTTTATCTGAAACTTTTGAAAGTATACCATCTAACGCTTCTAATTATACAACCAGAACTTGGACTGGTGATGATGGTGGTACATGGACAGCAACAGATGCCAGAACAGATCAAACTTTAAACACAAAATCTATTTGTATTCGAAATGGTAATTTAACTTCTCCAACTATTGGTGGTGGAATAGGTAGTTTAACAGTAACAACACAATTAACATTTAGTGGTTCTGCAGGAACATTTGATGTGCTTGTTAATGGCGCATCTGTAGGTTCAATTCCTTATAGTGGTGATAATACCTCTTCAACTACAACAACTATTTCAGATATTAATACAACTGGAGATATAACTTTAGTTTTAGACAACCAATCAACATCTAACAGAGTTAGAATTGATGATTTATCATGGACTTGTTATTCAACATTAAGTCTTAACGAGACCAATCTAAATAAAATTACTGTTTACCCAAATCCTGTAAATGGTAATACTATTATGGTTTCCAGTAATGAAACTTTAGAATTTGAGATTTTTAATATTATTGGAAAACGTATTTGGAAAGGAAAAACAATAAATAAAAGTATTTCTGTTGAAAGTTTAAAAACTGGTGTTTACATTTTAAAACTTTCAAACGGCAAACAACAAACAACAAAGAAACTAATTAGAAAGTAA
- a CDS encoding fructosamine kinase family protein: MDSVFIKHIETILNKKVTQLISVSGGDISEAFKIETSTKSYFLKVNNTPNALSMFKAEAYGLQLINDTKSIKTPKVIAYYSYQNTSFLLLEFIESKSPSTEDFKKLGHQLAKLHKNTSENFGLNQNNFIGSLPQSNTQHNTWLDFYTSERLLPQLELAKQKNLLTNKECPNEENIKNQLQELFTNIKPALLHGDLWSGNYLISTSGEPYLIDPAVYYGHFEVDIAMSKLFGGFSNDFYEEYFSNFTINSGTKARIEIYQLYYLLVHLNLFGSSYYSSVSSILKKYF; the protein is encoded by the coding sequence ATGGATTCTGTCTTTATTAAACATATTGAAACCATTTTAAACAAAAAAGTTACGCAATTAATCTCTGTTTCTGGCGGTGATATATCTGAAGCTTTTAAAATTGAAACTTCAACAAAAAGTTACTTTCTAAAAGTAAATAACACTCCAAATGCTTTAAGTATGTTTAAAGCTGAAGCTTATGGATTACAATTAATTAATGATACTAAGAGTATAAAAACTCCAAAAGTTATTGCTTACTATAGTTACCAAAATACTTCTTTCTTGCTACTTGAATTTATTGAAAGTAAATCACCTTCAACTGAAGATTTTAAAAAATTAGGTCATCAACTGGCAAAATTACATAAAAACACCTCCGAGAATTTTGGCTTAAATCAAAATAACTTTATAGGCAGCTTGCCTCAAAGCAACACACAGCATAACACTTGGTTAGATTTTTACACTTCAGAGCGTTTATTACCACAACTAGAACTAGCTAAACAAAAAAATTTACTTACTAATAAAGAATGTCCTAACGAAGAAAATATTAAAAATCAATTACAAGAACTTTTCACAAACATAAAACCAGCTTTGTTACATGGCGATTTGTGGAGCGGTAATTATTTAATCTCAACAAGTGGCGAACCTTATTTAATTGACCCTGCAGTTTACTATGGCCATTTTGAAGTAGATATTGCTATGAGCAAGTTATTTGGTGGTTTTAGTAATGATTTTTACGAGGAATATTTCTCTAATTTTACAATAAATTCAGGAACCAAAGCTCGAATTGAAATCTATCAACTTTATTATTTGTTAGTGCATTTAAATTTATTCGGTAGCTCTTATTACAGCTCGGTATCTTCAATCTTAAAAAAGTATTTTTAA